One genomic window of Conger conger chromosome 7, fConCon1.1, whole genome shotgun sequence includes the following:
- the b3gat1b gene encoding galactosylgalactosylxylosylprotein 3-beta-glucuronosyltransferase 1, whose product MLKRRDVLAIVLIVLPWTLLITVWHQSAIAPLLAIRKDDRGTTRRDTGQGSDSKEYCSPDKDIVEVVRTEYVYTRPPPWSDVLPTIHVITPTYSRPVQKAELTRLANTFLHVANLHWILVEDSQRQTPLVTQLLRETGLNYTHLNVETPRNYKLRGDARDPRIPRGTMQRNLALRWLRETFSANGTQPGIVYFADDDNTYSLELFEEMRLTRKVSVWPVAFVGGLRYESPKVNAAGKVYGWKTVFDPHRPFAIDMAGFAVNLRLILFKPQAYFKLRGVKGGYQESSLLRELVTLNDLEPKAANCTKILVWHTRTEKPVLVNEGKKGFTDPNVEI is encoded by the exons ATGCTGAAGAGAAGAGACGTCCTTGCCATCGTGTTGATCGTGTTACCGTGGACCCTGCTCATCACCGTCTGGCATCAAAGTGCGATCGCTCCTCTGCTGGCCATCCGCAAGG ATGACCGGGGGACCACCAGGAGAGACACAGGCCAGGGTTCGGACTCCAAGGAGTACTGCTCTCCCGACAAAGACATAGTGGAGGTGGTTCGGACCGAGTATGTGTACACCCGGCCCCCGCCCTGGTCCGACGTTCTCCCCACCATCCACGTCATCACGCCCACCTACAGCCGGCCGGTGCAGAAGGCCGAGCTCACCCGGCTGGCCAACACCTTCCTGCACGTGGCCAACCTGCACTGGATCCTGGTGGAGGACTCGCAGAGGCAGACCCCGCTGGTGACGCAGCTGCTGCGCGAGACGGGCCTGAACTACACCCACCTGAACGTGGAGACGCCGCGCAACTACAAGCTGAGGGGCGACGCCCGCGACCCGCGCATCCCGCGCGGCACCATGCAGAGGAACCTGGCCCTGCGCTGGCTCCGCGAGACCTTCAGCGCCAACGGCACCCAGCCGGGCATCGTCTACTTCGCCGACGACGACAACACCTACAGCCTGGAGCTGTTTGAGGAG ATGCGACTGACCCGGAAGGTGTCTGTGTGGCCAGTGGCCTTCGTGGGGGGTCTCCGGTACGAGTCGCCCAAGGTCAACGCCGCCGGCAAGGTGTACGGCTGGAAGACGGTGTTCGACCCCCACCGGCCCTTCGCCATCGACATGGCGGGCTTCGCCGTCAACCTCCGCCTCATCCTCTTCAAGCCGCAGGCCTACTTCAAGCTGCGCGGCGTCAAGGGCGGCTACCAGGAGAGCAGCCTGCTGAGAGAACTGGTCACCCTCAACGACCTGGAGCCCAAAGCGGCCAATTGCACTAAG